Within bacterium, the genomic segment CGGCTCCAACTCCGCAACCGGTGTCAGAATGCCGGTACGGCCAACCTGCACCGTGATATCGCGTAGCCGGGTTTGCGCCTGTTCATGGGAGTATTTATAAGCAATGGCAAAACGGGGCGCCTTGGCGGTGGCCCCCAGTCGCGACCACTGGGCGAGGTCATTCACCTTGATTACCGCCCCGTCGATCTCATACGGCAGACTGGCTTCCAATCCCACGAGTTCACTGCAACGCTGGATCACGGACTCCATGTCCGGACACTGCCAGCAGGTCCCCGGCGTCGGAAATCCCAGAGTTTTAAGCAGCTCAAGGACCGCCTCCTGCGTGGCGGGAAAGGGCAGGCCCTCAATGGCCGAAATGGCGTAAAATACAGCCGACAGGGGCCGTTGCGCCACAATCCTGGAATCCAGCTGCTTTAAGGAACCGGCGGTGGCATTGCGCGGGTTGGCAAAGGGCTCTTCCCCCGCCGCGATACGATCCGCATTCAACTTGCGGAATCCTGCCACCGGCATATAGGCCTCGCCTCGCACCTCGATAAAGGCCGGCAGAAAAACCGAGTCCGCCAGCCGCAGGGGAATGGCCCGGATGGTTCTTAGATTTTCGGTGATATCATCGCCCGTCACCCCATCCCCGCGCGTGGTCCCCACGGCCAGCACTCCGTTTTCATACCGGATGCAGATGGAACAGCCGTCCACCTTCGGTTCCAGGACATACGCAACCGGTTCGTCTGGCAGGAGTTTCCTGACCCGCCCGTCAAACTCACGCAGCTCCTCGTAGGAATAGGTATTATCAAGCGACATCATCGGCTTGAGATGCCGGACGCTTTTAAACCCCTTGAGCGGCGCCCCCCCCACGCGCTGGGTGGGGGAATCGGAGGTAATCAGATGCGGATACTGCGCCTCCAGCTGCTTCAACTCATCATAGAGCCGATCGTACGCCCGATCAGAAATCTCCGGCTTGGCCTCCACATAATAGAGGGTGTTGTGCCGGTTGAGTTCTTTTCGGAGATGATCAATCCGCAATTTGGCTGAAGGCTCGCCCATTTACTTCAACGGCATCGGGACACAGAGGTTGCCCTCTTTGTCGGCCACACGACCGCAGTTAAAACAGACGAACTTGGGTGCCTGGACGAGTTTCTTGATCTCTTCGATTTGTCCGGTGCTGGCCAGCATGCAAAGGTGACCGGGATGTCCATGCTCATGTTTACAATCTTTACGTTTTTCAATCATCGAATCAGCTCCTTTTTCCTGAGGTTATATCAAGAGTTATCAACTTCATCACGAATTTATTCCACGCGGCGCACCTGAACGGTGGTGACGGAACTTTCTTCCATCCCCTGCCGGAAGGCCCTGGCCTTGACGAGCGCGCCATACACCACCGAAACGGCCCCCGTGTAGCGCTCGGAAGACTGGTCCGGCGAACGGCCATCGAGGGTGTACCGCAGTTCCGCCCCCGCCGTTTCTGTTTCCAGCACCACCTTGACAACGGGCGCAACCACCTTGTTCGCATTTTCATTCACGCGGCAGCCGGGAACCGGGTAGGGCTTCCCCTGTTCATACGCACCCATATCAGGAAGTTTTCCGCTGTACTCATCGGTGAATTCAGGTTCTTCCTGTCCGGCATCAATGCAGGGGGAGCCAGTGGCCAGTTGGAAGTTCCGGTTCGTTTCATCCACAAACCCGGGCGCGGACCCGACGTAGTTTTTCGCCCAGACCAACTTTGGGGGAACTCCCCCACCCTGCACCGTCCAGGAGGGGCCGGTCAGGATATTGTTCATTACCCGGGTCTCGCCGAAATCCCCAGCCGGCGCCGTGAATTCACTATCAATTCCCCCGCCATTCAAGGCGCAGGTATTGTTCAGCAGGTAGTTATAGCGGGCCTTGCCAGCCAACCGCAACGCCACCCCCGGCTGCCCCCACACCACATTCTGCCGGAACACATAGTTCTCTACAGGCCCGCGGAACCGGACCCCATCGCCTCCAGCGGACACGTTATCATGCACCCAGTTGAAGGCCAGCACCGTCCCCTTCCCGTCACCGGTGAGTTGAACCAGACTCACGTTGGTCTGGCCCGCCCCGCACCGGTAGAAATCATTGTTCTCGATCCGGGCATTAAAGACATTGCTGCACAACAGGGCGCCACCTGAAAAATTCATAACCGAGACGTTACGGATCAAGGGGGCCGTTCCCTGGGCCAGGATCCCGAAGGCACTCTCGAGCGGCACATCCCGTCCGCGCACCAGACTGTTGAGAAGGCGGTTGTTCACTCCGTCCGGCAACAGCACCACCCCATACCCGTCGCTGCCGATCACTGAACTGTTGGCGAGCTCATTTTCCCGGCCGCCCATGATAACGGCCGCGCGGACCGATGTGACATTCGTTGCCCCACCCAGGATATTGGTGACGCCAACCTGACCGCCACCCCACCAGATATGTCCATCATCCATCCGGCAGAAACGCGCGCCCGTCCAGTTCATCCCGCAGGATGTCAAATTGATCCCCTGAACTTCAATGTAGGCGAGTTTTTGAAAATCCAAACCCCAGCCGCGAGTTTGCAACTCGATGTGATGGCCTTCCGGCGCGTCATTATGAGGGAGCCGGATGTAGGCGATGTGATTGAGCGGATCGTACCAATAAGAGGCCCGCAACGAGAGGGCGGGCGCCAGATCATTGATATCCAGGGTGTCCGTCGCCAGCACCTCATCCACCAGGACCTGAACGACATTCGTCACCGAGGCACGGTACAGCGCTCCGGTCACCTGTTGCCAGGTCACGTTGTCATCCGCCCCCGCGATGGTCACGGTTTCTCCCGGTGCGGACTGGAAGCGGATCCACT encodes:
- the ligA gene encoding NAD-dependent DNA ligase LigA encodes the protein MGEPSAKLRIDHLRKELNRHNTLYYVEAKPEISDRAYDRLYDELKQLEAQYPHLITSDSPTQRVGGAPLKGFKSVRHLKPMMSLDNTYSYEELREFDGRVRKLLPDEPVAYVLEPKVDGCSICIRYENGVLAVGTTRGDGVTGDDITENLRTIRAIPLRLADSVFLPAFIEVRGEAYMPVAGFRKLNADRIAAGEEPFANPRNATAGSLKQLDSRIVAQRPLSAVFYAISAIEGLPFPATQEAVLELLKTLGFPTPGTCWQCPDMESVIQRCSELVGLEASLPYEIDGAVIKVNDLAQWSRLGATAKAPRFAIAYKYSHEQAQTRLRDITVQVGRTGILTPVAELEPVLLAGSTLSRATLHNEEEIRRKDIRVGDTVVVEKAGEVIPAVIRAIPENRSAESLPFDLVAHLKGKCPACGGAISRDPEFVAWRCDNIACPAQLKRTIEHYAGRQGMDIEGVGEVLVNQLVDQNLVRDVADLYRLTVEQVAGLERMAVKSATNVIQAIDESKTRDLWHLIYSLGIFHVGAGAARKLADHFRTLAALAAASLEEIQRVPDLGPIMAGSLVDFFANARNREVLEKLRAAGVNMKNLSERPAATGGAFAGKTVVITGALQHFTRESAQEALRQQGAKVTDSVSKKTHYLIAGSDAGSKLTKAQSLGVPILSEAEFAALLNSES
- a CDS encoding chitobiase/beta-hexosaminidase C-terminal domain-containing protein; amino-acid sequence: MKHYWLSGSLCLFLGVSVSLQTEAADYFVEKGGNDANPGSRMQPFRTIQKAAGLMLPGDVCTISRGVYRETVRPAVSGKPDKWIRFQSAPGETVTIAGADDNVTWQQVTGALYRASVTNVVQVLVDEVLATDTLDINDLAPALSLRASYWYDPLNHIAYIRLPHNDAPEGHHIELQTRGWGLDFQKLAYIEVQGINLTSCGMNWTGARFCRMDDGHIWWGGGQVGVTNILGGATNVTSVRAAVIMGGRENELANSSVIGSDGYGVVLLPDGVNNRLLNSLVRGRDVPLESAFGILAQGTAPLIRNVSVMNFSGGALLCSNVFNARIENNDFYRCGAGQTNVSLVQLTGDGKGTVLAFNWVHDNVSAGGDGVRFRGPVENYVFRQNVVWGQPGVALRLAGKARYNYLLNNTCALNGGGIDSEFTAPAGDFGETRVMNNILTGPSWTVQGGGVPPKLVWAKNYVGSAPGFVDETNRNFQLATGSPCIDAGQEEPEFTDEYSGKLPDMGAYEQGKPYPVPGCRVNENANKVVAPVVKVVLETETAGAELRYTLDGRSPDQSSERYTGAVSVVYGALVKARAFRQGMEESSVTTVQVRRVE